Proteins found in one Pseudomonas marvdashtae genomic segment:
- the fdhF gene encoding formate dehydrogenase subunit alpha translates to MITIFDPASDIDLGTPARESDVQVSLTIDGREINVPSGTSVMRAAALLGTTIPKLCATDSMEAFGSCRMCLVEIDGMRGYPASCTTPVTEGMVVRTQTSKLATLRRNVMELYISDHPLDCLTCPANGNCELQTVAGQVGLREVRYGYEGANHLAEAKDVSNPYFDYDPSKCIVCSRCVRACEEIQGTFALTITGRGFDSRVEAAGGDNFLDSECVSCGACVQACPTATLIDKSVVEIGQPERSVVTTCAYCGVGCSFRAEMKGEQLVRMVPDKNGQANHGHSCVKGRFAWGYATHPDRITKPMIRKHISDPWQEVSWEEAVTYAASELRRIQLKYGRDSIGGITSSRCTNEETYLVQKLVRTAFGNNNVDTCARVCHSPTGYGLKQTLGESAGTQNFDSVMKADVIMVMGANPTDAHPVFGSQLKRRLRQGARLIVIDPRRIDLVDSPHARAELHLQLRPGTNVAMLNALAHVIVTEGLVDEPFVKERCEATDFARWRDFVSLPENAPEILGPVCGVPAAQIRAAARLYATGGNAAIYYGLGVTEHSQGSTSVMGIANLAMVTGNIGREGVGVNPLRGQNNVQGSCDMGSFPHELPGYRHISNEAVRAQFEQAWNVTLQPDPGLRIPNMFEAALDGTFKALYCQGEDIAQSDPNTQHVTAALTALECVIVQDIFLNETAKFAHVFLPGSSFLEKDGTFTNAERRISRVRKVMDPLAGKADWEATIALADALGYKMHYNHPSEIMDEIARLTPTFSRVSYAELERHGSLQWPCNDAAPDGTPTMHIDEFVRGKGRFMLTGYVPTEEKVNGRYPLLLTTGRILSQYNVGAQTRRTENVAWHEEDRLEIHPTDAENRGIVDEDWVGIGSRAGQTVLRAKVTERVAPGVVYTTFHFPESGANVITTDNSDWATNCPEYKVTAVEIVRVSQPSEWQKRYQAFSDEQGRLLKERRHAEKAEVRR, encoded by the coding sequence ATGATTACCATCTTCGACCCAGCCAGCGACATCGACCTGGGCACCCCGGCGCGCGAAAGCGACGTGCAAGTCAGCCTGACCATCGACGGTCGCGAAATCAATGTGCCTTCCGGCACCTCGGTGATGCGCGCGGCGGCCTTGCTCGGCACCACCATCCCCAAGCTGTGCGCTACCGACAGCATGGAAGCCTTCGGCTCCTGCCGCATGTGCCTGGTCGAGATTGACGGCATGCGCGGTTACCCGGCCTCGTGCACCACGCCCGTGACCGAGGGCATGGTGGTGCGCACCCAGACCTCCAAGCTCGCCACGCTGCGCCGCAATGTGATGGAGCTGTACATTTCCGATCACCCGCTGGACTGCCTGACGTGCCCGGCCAACGGCAACTGCGAATTGCAAACGGTGGCGGGGCAGGTGGGCCTGCGCGAGGTGCGCTATGGCTACGAAGGCGCCAATCACTTGGCCGAAGCCAAGGACGTGTCCAACCCTTATTTCGATTACGACCCGAGCAAATGCATCGTCTGCAGTCGCTGCGTGCGCGCCTGCGAGGAAATCCAGGGCACCTTCGCCCTGACCATCACCGGGCGTGGTTTCGATTCCCGGGTGGAAGCGGCCGGCGGCGACAACTTCCTCGATTCCGAATGCGTCTCCTGCGGCGCTTGCGTCCAGGCCTGCCCGACGGCCACGCTGATCGACAAGAGCGTGGTGGAGATCGGCCAGCCGGAACGCAGCGTCGTCACCACCTGCGCCTATTGCGGCGTGGGCTGCTCGTTCCGCGCCGAGATGAAAGGCGAACAACTGGTGCGCATGGTCCCGGACAAGAACGGCCAGGCCAACCACGGCCATTCGTGCGTCAAGGGCCGCTTTGCCTGGGGCTACGCGACTCACCCGGACCGCATCACCAAGCCGATGATCCGCAAGCACATCAGCGACCCGTGGCAGGAAGTGAGCTGGGAAGAGGCGGTCACCTATGCCGCCAGCGAGTTGCGGCGGATCCAGCTCAAGTACGGCCGCGATTCCATCGGCGGCATCACCTCCAGCCGCTGCACCAACGAAGAAACCTACCTGGTGCAGAAACTGGTGCGCACGGCGTTCGGCAACAACAACGTCGACACCTGCGCCCGGGTCTGCCATTCGCCGACCGGTTACGGCCTCAAGCAAACGCTGGGCGAATCCGCCGGCACGCAGAACTTCGACTCGGTGATGAAAGCCGACGTGATCATGGTGATGGGCGCCAACCCCACCGACGCTCACCCGGTGTTCGGCTCCCAGCTCAAGCGTCGCTTGCGCCAGGGCGCGCGGCTGATCGTTATCGACCCACGGCGCATCGACCTGGTGGATTCACCCCACGCTCGTGCCGAACTGCATTTGCAGCTGCGTCCGGGCACCAACGTGGCGATGCTTAATGCGCTGGCCCACGTGATCGTCACTGAAGGCCTGGTTGACGAGCCTTTCGTCAAAGAGCGTTGCGAGGCGACAGATTTTGCCCGTTGGCGCGATTTCGTCAGCCTGCCAGAGAACGCGCCCGAGATCCTCGGCCCGGTCTGCGGCGTGCCTGCTGCCCAGATCCGCGCCGCCGCGCGGCTCTACGCCACCGGGGGTAACGCGGCCATCTACTACGGCCTCGGCGTCACCGAACACAGTCAGGGCAGCACCTCGGTGATGGGCATCGCCAACCTGGCCATGGTTACCGGCAACATCGGTCGCGAGGGCGTCGGCGTCAACCCGCTGCGTGGGCAGAACAACGTCCAGGGTTCCTGCGACATGGGCTCGTTCCCCCATGAGCTGCCCGGATACCGACACATTTCCAACGAAGCGGTGCGCGCCCAGTTCGAACAAGCCTGGAACGTCACCCTGCAACCCGACCCGGGCCTGCGCATCCCGAACATGTTCGAGGCGGCGCTGGACGGCACCTTCAAGGCGCTTTACTGCCAGGGCGAGGACATCGCCCAGAGCGACCCCAACACCCAGCATGTGACCGCGGCCTTGACTGCCCTGGAATGCGTGATCGTCCAGGACATCTTCCTCAACGAAACAGCGAAGTTCGCCCACGTGTTTTTGCCGGGCAGCTCGTTCCTGGAAAAGGACGGCACCTTCACCAACGCCGAGCGCCGCATCTCGCGGGTCCGCAAAGTGATGGATCCGCTGGCCGGCAAGGCCGACTGGGAAGCCACCATCGCCCTGGCCGATGCCCTCGGCTACAAGATGCACTACAACCATCCTTCGGAAATCATGGACGAGATCGCCCGCCTGACGCCGACGTTCAGCCGCGTCAGCTACGCCGAACTGGAACGCCATGGCAGCCTGCAATGGCCATGCAACGATGCCGCGCCGGACGGCACGCCGACCATGCACATCGACGAGTTCGTGCGCGGCAAAGGGCGCTTCATGCTCACCGGCTACGTGCCCACCGAAGAGAAGGTCAACGGCCGCTATCCGCTGCTGCTGACCACCGGCCGGATCCTCAGCCAATACAACGTCGGCGCCCAGACCCGGCGCACCGAGAACGTGGCCTGGCATGAAGAGGATCGCCTGGAAATCCATCCGACCGATGCCGAGAACCGCGGGATTGTCGACGAAGACTGGGTCGGTATCGGCAGCCGCGCCGGGCAGACGGTGCTGCGCGCGAAGGTGACCGAGCGGGTCGCGCCGGGGGTGGTTTATACGACCTTCCACTTCCCTGAATCCGGGGCCAACGTGATCACCACCGACAACTCCGACTGGGCCACCAATTGTCCGGAATACAAGGTCACGGCGGTGGAAATCGTGCGGGTCAGCCAGCCTTCGGAATGGCAGAAGCGTTACCAGGCGTTCAGTGATGAACAAGGCCGCTTGCTGAAGGAACGTCGCCATGCCGAAAAAGCCGAGGTGCGCCGATGA
- a CDS encoding formate dehydrogenase beta subunit, with product MLTLCIPRDSVARAVGADKVAEALVHEAGRRQLPLQVRRTSSRGLYWLEPLVELETPEGRLGFGPLTAQDVPGLLDALAHDPGSHPSALGLVENIPYLKSQQRLLFARAGITQPLSLDDYRAQGGFLGLARSIQMDGAEVVANVLDSGLRGRGGAAFPAGIKWRTVRDAQGPQKYVVCNADEGDSGTFADRMLMEGDPFLLIEGMVIAGIAVGATMGYIYVRSEYPDAISTLNQALHIAREAGYLGADVGGSGCAFDIDVRVGAGAYICGEETALLESLEGKRGMVRAKPPLPALQGLFGLPTLVHNVVTLASVPVILEKGAQFYRDFGMGRSLGTMPFQLAGNVRRGGLVERAFGLSLRELVEEYGGGTASGRPLKAAQVGGPLGAWVPPAQFDTPLDYEAFAAMGAMLGHGGVVVADDSLDMARMARFALQFCAEESCGKCTPCRIGSTRGVEVVDRLIASTDANARQEQAALLQDLCDTLQYGSLCALGGMTSYPVASALKYFPADFGLATTEADQ from the coding sequence ATGCTGACCCTCTGCATTCCCCGTGATTCAGTGGCCCGTGCCGTCGGCGCGGACAAAGTGGCTGAGGCGCTGGTCCATGAGGCCGGGCGTCGTCAATTGCCGCTTCAGGTGCGGCGTACCAGTTCCCGAGGCCTTTATTGGCTGGAGCCGTTGGTGGAGCTCGAGACGCCCGAAGGGCGCTTGGGTTTTGGCCCGCTCACCGCACAAGACGTGCCGGGCCTGCTCGATGCGCTCGCCCACGACCCAGGCAGCCATCCATCAGCGTTGGGGCTGGTGGAAAACATTCCCTACCTGAAAAGCCAGCAACGCTTGCTGTTTGCCCGTGCCGGCATCACCCAACCCTTGTCCCTGGACGACTACCGCGCCCAAGGTGGGTTCCTCGGCCTGGCTCGGTCGATCCAGATGGACGGCGCCGAGGTTGTCGCCAATGTGCTGGACTCCGGTTTGCGCGGTCGCGGTGGTGCGGCGTTCCCGGCGGGCATCAAGTGGCGCACCGTGCGCGACGCCCAAGGCCCGCAGAAATACGTGGTGTGCAACGCCGACGAGGGCGACTCCGGCACCTTCGCCGACCGCATGTTGATGGAAGGCGATCCGTTCCTGCTGATCGAAGGCATGGTCATCGCCGGGATCGCCGTCGGCGCGACGATGGGCTACATCTACGTACGCTCCGAATACCCGGACGCCATCAGCACATTGAATCAAGCCCTGCACATCGCCCGCGAGGCCGGTTACCTGGGCGCGGACGTGGGCGGCAGCGGTTGCGCCTTCGACATTGACGTCCGGGTGGGCGCCGGCGCCTACATCTGCGGCGAGGAAACGGCGCTGCTGGAATCCCTCGAAGGCAAGCGCGGCATGGTCCGCGCCAAGCCGCCGCTGCCAGCGTTACAGGGCCTGTTCGGCTTGCCGACCCTGGTCCATAACGTCGTGACCCTGGCCTCGGTGCCGGTGATCCTGGAGAAGGGCGCGCAGTTCTATCGCGACTTCGGCATGGGTCGCTCGCTGGGCACCATGCCGTTCCAGCTGGCCGGCAATGTTCGTCGCGGCGGCCTGGTGGAGCGCGCGTTCGGCCTGAGCCTGCGCGAGTTGGTGGAAGAGTACGGCGGCGGCACCGCCAGCGGGCGTCCGCTGAAGGCCGCGCAAGTCGGCGGACCGCTGGGCGCCTGGGTGCCTCCGGCGCAGTTCGATACACCGCTGGACTATGAAGCGTTCGCGGCCATGGGCGCGATGCTCGGCCACGGCGGCGTGGTGGTCGCCGACGACAGCCTGGACATGGCCCGGATGGCCCGGTTCGCCTTGCAGTTCTGCGCCGAGGAATCCTGCGGCAAATGCACGCCGTGTCGCATTGGTTCAACCCGTGGCGTCGAGGTGGTGGATCGCTTGATTGCCAGCACCGATGCCAACGCCCGTCAGGAACAGGCGGCGTTGCTGCAAGACCTTTGCGACACCCTGCAATACGGCTCGCTCTGTGCCCTCGGTGGGATGACGTCCTACCCCGTCGCCAGCGCCCTCAAGTACTTCCCCGCCGACTTCGGTCTGGCGACCACGGAGGCCGACCAATGA
- a CDS encoding amino acid permease, giving the protein MTSPSFKDSNGHLAQGFKPRHVTMLSIAGIIGAGLFVGSGHAIAAAGPAVMLAYLFSGLLVVLVMRMLGEMAVARPDTGSFSTYADQAIGRWAGFTIGWLYWWFWVLVIPIEALAAGHVLNQWFPSVDAWLFASVSIVALAVTNLFSVSKYGEFEFWFAMAKVVAIVGFISLGFAVLMGWIPEREASGLGRLMEEHGGFAPNGLSAVVGAFITIMFSFIGTEAVTIAAAESSNPAQNIAKATRSVIWRIGVFYLLSIFVVISVVPWNDPLLASVGSYQRALELMNIPHAKFMVDVMVLIAVASCMNSSIYIASRMLYSLGRRGDAPRAVEATSSAGVPRAAVIASTILGLGITLFSFFMPAGLFQFLLASSGAIALLVYLVIAVSQLRMRRLLRQQGVEPAFRMWLFPWLTWAVILFIGGALAVMMVTPEHRSEVSVTLGLALVVSFIGLVTSRHPAQPEEAVSLS; this is encoded by the coding sequence ATGACCAGCCCGAGCTTCAAGGATTCGAACGGCCACCTTGCACAGGGCTTCAAGCCTCGTCACGTCACCATGCTTTCAATTGCCGGGATCATCGGCGCCGGTCTGTTTGTCGGATCGGGCCATGCCATCGCTGCCGCAGGACCTGCCGTGATGCTGGCGTATCTTTTCTCTGGCCTGCTGGTGGTGCTCGTCATGCGCATGCTCGGCGAGATGGCCGTCGCCCGCCCGGACACCGGTTCATTTTCCACCTACGCCGACCAGGCGATCGGACGCTGGGCCGGCTTCACCATCGGCTGGCTCTATTGGTGGTTCTGGGTGCTGGTAATCCCCATCGAGGCGCTTGCCGCAGGTCATGTGCTGAACCAATGGTTTCCCTCCGTCGATGCCTGGCTGTTCGCTTCGGTGTCGATCGTTGCCCTGGCTGTGACCAATCTGTTCAGCGTTTCGAAGTACGGCGAGTTCGAGTTCTGGTTCGCGATGGCCAAGGTCGTGGCGATCGTCGGTTTCATCTCCCTGGGGTTCGCCGTGTTGATGGGTTGGATTCCCGAGCGTGAAGCCAGTGGCTTGGGTCGATTGATGGAAGAGCACGGCGGATTTGCGCCCAACGGATTGTCAGCCGTCGTCGGCGCCTTCATCACCATCATGTTCAGTTTCATTGGCACCGAGGCGGTGACGATCGCCGCCGCCGAGTCCAGTAATCCCGCACAAAACATCGCCAAGGCCACCCGCTCGGTGATCTGGCGCATCGGCGTGTTCTACCTGTTGTCGATCTTCGTGGTCATTTCCGTAGTGCCCTGGAACGATCCGCTCCTGGCTTCCGTGGGCTCTTACCAGCGGGCACTGGAATTGATGAATATTCCCCACGCCAAATTCATGGTGGATGTGATGGTGTTGATCGCCGTGGCCAGTTGCATGAATTCATCAATCTACATCGCCTCGCGCATGTTGTATTCCCTCGGCCGTCGTGGCGATGCGCCGAGGGCGGTGGAAGCGACTTCGTCCGCTGGCGTACCCCGGGCGGCAGTGATTGCCAGTACGATTCTGGGATTGGGCATCACCTTGTTCAGCTTCTTCATGCCGGCCGGCTTGTTCCAGTTCCTGCTCGCCAGTTCTGGTGCCATCGCTCTGCTGGTCTATCTGGTCATTGCCGTTTCCCAGCTGCGCATGCGCCGGTTACTGCGTCAGCAAGGCGTCGAGCCGGCCTTTCGCATGTGGCTGTTCCCGTGGCTGACCTGGGCGGTGATCTTGTTCATCGGTGGCGCCCTGGCGGTCATGATGGTGACACCCGAGCACCGCAGCGAGGTGAGCGTGACCCTTGGCCTGGCCTTGGTCGTTTCGTTTATCGGCCTGGTGACGTCGCGACATCCTGCGCAGCCTGAAGAAGCGGTTTCCCTGAGCTAG
- a CDS encoding DUF6531 domain-containing protein, with product MLCKQLFTYSLLLLSLAVNLQALAEEYYWTIQQFPEHLQKRQPSPELACKWLHEEYEEIWNYTPPVATEDDHIWHCHMIYGKDSLNDSYGAVSILRSGNTCSENQQFNKTSDQCETQGVDSGCPMSLAGNPINFATGYKIQTENDYSTAHAHPSANPLDFSRFYRSVDGVWRHSYSSWLSLEENLITLIHLNGSRSFFEKKGTSYEARPPETGTLVYQSDRWSYHARNNRSLEFDSNGRLIALIKSGSTLSITYLDNIATVTDGFGNTLKFTEDTLKQPLTVTADNVNISYTYNDHKQLTSMTINHPNHTENKQYLYQDPNNSRLLTGIIDERGVRYATWTYDEQGRAISSEHAAGAEKVLVSYNSDGSSNVTNALGKQTHYQFELIQGIKRIKSITGLPSVNRPDSNSTFTYDTRGLLTTKTDNNGNITTYLYNDRGLETSRTEASGTSQARTITTEWHPTLYSPVRINEPDRSIQYTYDTQGRQLSKTIISR from the coding sequence ATGCTATGCAAACAGCTTTTTACGTACTCATTACTGCTTTTATCACTTGCAGTAAACCTCCAAGCGTTGGCAGAAGAATACTATTGGACGATTCAACAGTTCCCGGAACATCTTCAAAAACGACAGCCCTCACCCGAATTGGCTTGTAAATGGCTACATGAAGAGTACGAAGAAATCTGGAATTACACACCACCGGTGGCAACGGAGGACGATCACATCTGGCATTGCCACATGATATATGGCAAGGATTCCTTAAACGATTCTTATGGCGCTGTATCCATTCTCCGCAGCGGCAACACATGCAGCGAAAACCAACAATTCAATAAGACCTCAGACCAATGCGAGACTCAAGGCGTCGACAGTGGCTGCCCCATGAGCCTGGCGGGAAACCCGATAAATTTCGCAACAGGTTACAAAATACAAACAGAAAACGATTACTCAACTGCACATGCACACCCAAGCGCAAATCCACTCGATTTTTCAAGATTCTACAGAAGCGTTGATGGGGTATGGCGGCACAGTTATTCATCTTGGCTCAGCCTCGAAGAAAACTTGATCACACTTATTCACCTGAATGGCAGTCGATCGTTTTTTGAAAAAAAGGGAACGTCTTATGAGGCTAGGCCACCCGAAACAGGAACGCTCGTCTATCAGTCGGACCGTTGGAGCTATCACGCCCGCAATAATCGCTCACTTGAATTTGATAGCAACGGAAGGTTAATTGCGCTTATTAAATCAGGTAGCACGCTGAGCATTACCTATTTAGACAATATTGCGACCGTCACTGATGGTTTTGGTAACACCTTAAAATTTACCGAGGACACGTTAAAACAACCTCTTACCGTCACAGCGGACAACGTAAACATTAGCTACACCTATAATGATCACAAACAACTTACTTCCATGACCATAAACCATCCCAACCACACTGAAAACAAACAATACCTCTATCAAGACCCCAACAACAGCAGATTGCTGACCGGCATTATCGATGAACGCGGGGTGCGTTACGCCACATGGACCTATGATGAACAAGGACGCGCCATTTCAAGTGAGCACGCTGCTGGAGCTGAAAAGGTCCTGGTCAGTTACAACAGTGATGGATCGTCCAATGTCACTAACGCGTTGGGCAAGCAGACGCACTATCAATTTGAATTGATTCAAGGCATCAAACGCATCAAATCCATTACAGGTCTTCCATCGGTCAACCGGCCCGATAGCAACTCAACTTTCACCTACGACACCCGCGGTCTGCTGACAACAAAAACAGACAACAATGGCAATATAACCACCTATCTCTACAACGACCGTGGCCTGGAAACCTCTCGCACGGAAGCGAGCGGCACTTCTCAAGCAAGAACGATCACCACCGAATGGCACCCGACGCTGTATTCCCCAGTGCGCATCAACGAACCGGATCGCTCCATTCAATACACCTACGACACTCAAGGGCGCCAGCTCAGTAAAACAATCATTTCACGTTAA
- a CDS encoding isochorismate lyase produces MEVNNQLTPAQCTGMEDIRREIDALDQAVIKLLGKRFQYVLAASKFKTSASSVRAPERFQAMLEIRREWAEAEGLSPDAIEKMYSDLVNHFIAEEMKQWTAHQSET; encoded by the coding sequence ATGGAAGTCAACAATCAGCTAACCCCCGCGCAATGCACCGGCATGGAAGACATCCGCCGGGAAATCGATGCCCTCGATCAGGCCGTTATCAAGCTGTTGGGCAAGCGTTTTCAATACGTGCTCGCTGCGTCGAAGTTCAAGACATCGGCTTCATCGGTACGTGCGCCGGAGCGTTTCCAGGCCATGCTGGAGATTCGACGGGAATGGGCCGAGGCCGAAGGCCTTAGCCCAGATGCCATCGAGAAGATGTACAGCGACCTGGTCAATCACTTCATCGCTGAGGAAATGAAACAGTGGACGGCTCATCAATCCGAAACCTGA
- a CDS encoding fructose-bisphosphate aldolase: MTTNEPSVRYTPLTQTATTHPVLLIDTHAPLPELHACVSERLHATLDYLTLVACSSLRDSSSSDLNTLTNVARILVQDAADVFGVIERRGLEG; this comes from the coding sequence ATGACAACGAATGAACCGTCCGTCCGCTACACCCCGCTTACCCAGACCGCCACCACCCACCCGGTCCTGCTGATCGACACTCACGCGCCACTGCCCGAACTCCACGCCTGTGTCAGTGAACGACTGCATGCGACGCTCGATTACCTGACGCTGGTGGCCTGCTCCAGCCTGCGCGATTCTTCCTCCAGCGACCTCAACACTTTGACCAATGTCGCCCGGATCCTGGTGCAGGATGCGGCGGATGTGTTCGGCGTCATCGAACGACGGGGTCTCGAAGGCTGA
- a CDS encoding formate dehydrogenase subunit delta — protein MSSQNLIKMVNEIARYFATEPDQALAVSGVRQHIKNFWTPGMRRDLGAWQEKHPDAVLHPLVLAALEEPEGVT, from the coding sequence ATGAGCTCGCAGAACCTGATCAAGATGGTCAACGAGATCGCTCGGTATTTCGCCACGGAGCCTGATCAGGCGTTGGCGGTGAGTGGGGTTCGACAGCACATCAAGAATTTCTGGACGCCGGGGATGCGCCGGGATCTCGGGGCGTGGCAGGAAAAACATCCGGATGCGGTGTTGCATCCGTTGGTGTTGGCGGCGTTGGAGGAGCCGGAGGGGGTTACCTGA
- a CDS encoding formate dehydrogenase subunit gamma yields MPDETLHLPLIHSVLAREKDTPGALLPILHAIQEGCGYVPDAAVPEIAHALNLSQAEVRGVISFYHDFRTTPPARHTLRLCRAESCQSMGAEGLAAQLREQLSLDDHGTSADGAISLRPVYCLGACVCSPALELDGELHARLTPERLRQLVNGCLEDGPC; encoded by the coding sequence ATGCCTGATGAGACGCTTCACCTGCCTCTGATCCACAGCGTGCTGGCGCGCGAGAAGGACACCCCCGGTGCCTTGTTGCCCATCCTTCATGCCATCCAGGAAGGTTGCGGGTACGTGCCCGACGCCGCCGTCCCGGAAATCGCCCATGCCCTGAACCTCAGCCAGGCTGAAGTGCGCGGGGTGATCAGCTTCTACCATGACTTTCGCACCACGCCACCTGCGCGCCATACGCTGCGCCTGTGCCGGGCCGAGTCGTGCCAGAGCATGGGGGCCGAGGGCTTGGCTGCCCAATTACGCGAGCAACTGTCGCTGGATGATCACGGCACCAGCGCCGACGGAGCCATCAGCTTGCGGCCGGTCTACTGCCTGGGTGCCTGCGTCTGCTCGCCGGCCTTGGAGTTGGACGGCGAGTTGCACGCACGACTGACCCCTGAACGCCTGCGCCAACTGGTCAATGGCTGCCTGGAGGATGGTCCATGCTGA
- a CDS encoding type I secretion system permease/ATPase — MGLLLDPRHDIDAALLSYRRVFGSLALFSGVINLLVLVPSLYMMQVYDRVLTSRNETTLFMLTLIALGLFMFSALIEWVRGEVMIRMSAGLDDALGERIFDAAFARSLREHNANPAQVLSDLATLRQLITGQGLIALLDAPWLPIFLLVAFIFHPWFGVLTLVLALALVGLALWGELATRVRLGEANRLGVQSSIYVNSTLQNAEVIQALGMLGPLRQRWSLLQQRIIAAQAHASDRGARITSATRFVRISGQSLALGLGALLVLEGQLSAGMMIAMSLLLGRALAPVEIAIGSWKQFNAGRQSYQRLSQLLAQHPRERLRMPLPAPTGAVRLEQLYVGPPGASQPILRGINFSLGKGEVLAVVGPSASGKSTLARALVGVWPAMGGSVRLDDAEISQWSHDALGPYLGYLPQDIELFDGSVADNIARFGEQDADKIIAAGRHAGIHEMILRFPKGYDTPLGPGGLGLSGGQKQRLGLARALYGSPSLIVLDEPNSNLDEAGELALVQAIGVLKAAGSTVVLITHRPNVLAVVDHILVLKDGTQQAFGPRDRVLKALMPGPRPTAVREAGKDA; from the coding sequence ATGGGTTTGCTCCTCGATCCTCGGCACGACATCGACGCCGCTTTGCTCAGTTATCGCCGGGTGTTCGGGTCGCTGGCGCTGTTCAGCGGGGTGATCAACCTGCTGGTGCTGGTGCCGTCGCTCTACATGATGCAGGTCTACGACCGGGTCCTGACCAGCCGCAACGAAACCACCTTGTTCATGCTCACGCTGATCGCCCTCGGACTGTTCATGTTCAGTGCCTTGATCGAGTGGGTGCGCGGCGAGGTGATGATTCGCATGAGCGCCGGGCTGGACGATGCCCTGGGCGAGCGGATTTTCGATGCGGCCTTTGCCCGCAGCCTGCGTGAGCACAACGCCAACCCGGCACAGGTCCTGAGCGACCTGGCCACTCTGCGACAGCTGATTACCGGCCAGGGCCTGATTGCCTTGCTCGATGCGCCGTGGTTGCCGATCTTCCTCTTGGTAGCGTTCATCTTCCACCCCTGGTTCGGCGTGCTGACCCTGGTGCTCGCCCTGGCGTTGGTCGGGCTGGCGCTGTGGGGCGAGCTGGCAACCCGCGTCCGGCTGGGAGAGGCCAATCGGTTGGGCGTGCAGTCATCGATCTACGTCAACAGCACGCTGCAGAACGCCGAAGTCATCCAGGCCTTGGGCATGCTCGGGCCGCTGCGCCAGCGCTGGAGCCTGCTGCAACAACGGATTATCGCGGCGCAGGCCCATGCCAGTGATCGGGGGGCGCGTATCACCTCGGCGACGCGTTTCGTGCGTATCTCCGGTCAGTCCCTGGCCTTGGGGCTGGGCGCGCTGCTGGTGCTGGAAGGCCAGTTGTCGGCGGGCATGATGATCGCCATGTCGCTGTTGTTGGGGCGTGCCCTGGCGCCGGTGGAAATCGCCATCGGCTCGTGGAAGCAGTTCAACGCCGGGCGCCAGAGTTACCAGCGCCTGAGCCAACTGCTGGCGCAACACCCCCGCGAACGCTTGCGCATGCCATTGCCTGCGCCCACCGGCGCGGTGCGCCTGGAACAGTTGTATGTCGGGCCGCCCGGCGCTTCGCAGCCGATCCTGCGGGGCATCAATTTCAGCCTCGGCAAAGGCGAGGTGCTTGCGGTGGTCGGTCCCAGCGCCAGCGGTAAATCGACGCTGGCCCGGGCGCTGGTCGGGGTATGGCCGGCCATGGGCGGCTCGGTGCGGCTGGACGATGCCGAGATCAGCCAATGGTCCCACGACGCCTTGGGCCCGTACCTGGGTTATCTGCCGCAGGACATCGAGCTGTTCGACGGCAGCGTGGCCGACAATATTGCCCGCTTCGGCGAGCAGGACGCCGACAAGATTATTGCCGCCGGTCGCCATGCGGGCATCCACGAAATGATCCTGAGATTCCCCAAGGGTTACGACACGCCGCTGGGCCCCGGCGGGCTTGGTTTGTCCGGCGGCCAGAAGCAACGCCTCGGCCTGGCCCGCGCGCTGTATGGCAGCCCATCGCTGATCGTGCTCGACGAGCCCAATTCCAACCTGGATGAAGCCGGCGAACTGGCGCTGGTGCAGGCCATCGGCGTGCTCAAGGCCGCCGGCAGCACCGTGGTGCTGATCACGCACCGGCCCAACGTGCTGGCGGTGGTCGATCACATCCTTGTGTTGAAGGACGGGACTCAACAAGCGTTTGGGCCTCGGGATCGGGTGCTCAAGGCGTTGATGCCGGGACCAAGGCCAACCGCCGTGCGGGAGGCAGGCAAAGATGCGTGA
- the tspO gene encoding tryptophan-rich sensory protein TspO: MTFFIFLLACCAAASTGVIFKPGPWYESLVKPRFTPPNWLFPVAWTVIYLLLAWAGYRLSLIPGSQLVLALWAAQIALNTLWTPVFFGAHQVLAGMVVITLLWLVVAAMVVLALRLDVITGLILFPYLAWLCVAAALNFSILRNNR; this comes from the coding sequence ATGACCTTCTTTATTTTTCTCCTCGCCTGCTGCGCTGCGGCGAGCACCGGTGTCATTTTCAAACCGGGTCCATGGTATGAGTCCCTCGTCAAACCCCGTTTCACGCCGCCCAACTGGCTGTTTCCCGTGGCTTGGACGGTTATTTACCTGCTGCTTGCCTGGGCCGGCTACCGCTTGAGCCTGATACCGGGAAGCCAGTTGGTGTTGGCTTTGTGGGCGGCGCAGATTGCGCTCAACACGTTATGGACCCCGGTGTTTTTTGGCGCGCATCAGGTCTTGGCGGGGATGGTGGTGATCACGCTGCTCTGGCTTGTGGTCGCCGCGATGGTGGTGTTGGCGTTGCGCCTGGACGTGATCACCGGGTTGATTCTGTTCCCTTACCTGGCATGGCTGTGCGTGGCTGCTGCGCTGAATTTCTCCATCCTGCGCAACAACCGTTGA